From Deltaproteobacteria bacterium:
ACGGAAGGACGCGATGTCGCTGGAACTGGATCACGTATTCATCTGCGTTGAGGAGGCGACCGGCGCCGAGCGAGCGCTCGCGGATTTCGGGTTGCAGTTCGGTCTGCGCGCTGTTCATGGAGGCCAAGGTACAGCCAACGCCTGCGCGTTCTTTGACAACGCCTACCTCGAACTCTTATCCCGGCATGACGACCAGGAATTACAGTCTCCGGCGGTGCGTCCCCTCGCGCTTTGGGAGCGGGTTCGTTGGCGGCAGACGGGCGCGTCGCCATTCGGCATCGCCTTTCGCACTCGGAACATCGAGTTATCGATCAACACATGGCCGTACGCGGCTGCTTTCCTCCCGCCCGGCAAGAACATTCCAATTGTGACCGCGCCGAACGCGGCACATGAGCCGCTCATTTTCCTGATCCCGGCAACGTTACCGATCCGTCTGCAGCCGCCGCAGGCCCATCGTGGTAAGCACCGTAGTCTGACTCGAGTGACCGTATCCGGTCCACGGGTATCCGCGTTGTCCGCAGACGTCAGGGTACTCTGCGATCCCGAGGTCCTCGCGATCACGCAGGCTCCTGAACATCACCTTGAGCTGGACTGGGACTGCGCCAGTGGCGGCGAGTCCCATGATTTCCGTCCGACGCTACCGCTGGTGCTTCGGTGGTAGGTCGATGAGCAACCGGGGACATGGGTACCTCCGTCGCGGCTAACCGGCACTGCAGCCGACGGCGACCATGTGGCTCTCGGCGGCGTTGTGGATTCCCACTCTGGCCGCCGCGGCTGAGCGGCTGATCCGTTAGACGCGGTGTGGCGGTGATCCGACACATTGAAGGCATCCTGTTGTGGGGCATGGGCGCTATGGGACTTTGGTGGGTGTTCACCCTCATCGCTGCGTTGCTGATACGTTCGCCGCTCATGCCCGTCTTGAGCCTCGTTCCCCTGCTGCTGGATGCGCCGCTCTTCTGGATACAGCCCCGGCAGCTCCCTGGATACGCCGCTGCCGTCATTTACGATCATGGGAGTCTTCTGGGGTTCGGTCGGGCACCTGGTCGCGACGCACGTGTCTAACAGGGCCGCTGAAGCGTACGGCGGGGGTTGATGGATCTCGTTGAGATGAATGGTCCATTGGCCCCGCCGCGGCTGAGCAGCCGACGTTAGGCGGACGTCCCGATGAGCGATCTGATCCTCGAAACCTTGCTCATCCCCGTCGAGATGTTCCTCTGCCTCACGGGAGAGCTCATGCTCTTCGCGGTCACATTCGGTTACCACCGGCCTCGCTGGGACCTGTACACCTCGGAGCGGCCCGCTCGCTTCGTATTGTTGTCGGACGTGAGCACGTGGATCGGCTTTGCCTTCTGGCTCGGCGTCGTCGTGTTAGCACACGCACTTTTCGGAGGAAGGTCGCTTAGATGACACCGTCTAACAACCGGCTGAAGCTGACGGCGCGCCGGAGGCCGGCGGCGGATGCACGGTTGTGCACGCGCTCCGCAGCTTAGCCCGGAGCGTTAGCCAGATTGAGGGGAAACGTCAGCGAGCGTTTGCTATGGGTGAGAGACCGCACGCGGTAGCCCTCGTGGTCGATCCTGAGTTCGGTGAGCGGCTCCTTGATCTCTCGCGTCGAATCCACGTCTGGGCGCTTGATACGCCCACGAATCGAACGGTTGCGGAGCGTGTGTGGCGCGAGGTCGCCGGGACTCACTCGCTCGAGAACGGGATCACCACCTTCAAGGGGAGCCCCGATGCAGCAGCCGATGAAATCGTGGGCCATCAGCTGTCCACCATCGATCCTTACCACCGTGCGCACAGCCACAGTCCGCCGTGGAGCGTGCTCGAGGTGTATGGGGCGCCTCCGACCACCGGCCTGCGCACCGTTCTATCGGAGTATTGGGCTTACAGAAGTACGAGCTACCGCTCATGGATTCGTCGCCACAGCTCCTTCTGCCTGACCCGTGGCTTCAGCAGTCCGCGGTCGCTCGCAACGTTGGGCGCCACAGCACCGGCGTGCTACGTTCCGACGCGGCGGCTCCTGAGCCGCCGAGCTGTTAGCCGGCCGGGACTTCTCGACGAGCATGCCTATGAAGCGTAGGAAATCGAGTACATTCCCGGTGATAGCTGAGCGCCGGTTCAAGCTTCGCGGTCTGGCTTCACGCGAGGTCATTATCCGCATTGGGATACCAACGCGAGCCGGGCGCGACAGTCGCTGTCCCTTTCAAGTCTGCGGTCTCTCGAACGATGCCGTGCAGTATGCGATGGGCGTCGACTCGCTCCAAGCCTTGAACCTCGCCTTTGTAGGGGCGCGCAATGCGGTGAAGAACGACCTCTGGGTCCTGTCCGCTTTCCACAAGAAGCTGGCGCCCACCTGGGAAAACCAGCCTTGGGACGTATCGTTTCCATTTTGGGTATGCGTTTTCGACACTCAGCAGTTGTCACGTCTTGAGACGTTCGTGGAGGGATTGTGGCGAAGACGAAGGGCGGTCCGGCGGGCATCGCGCAAGCGAGCCCCCGGACGCGTACATGCCACCGGCTAAACCGTGCATGCACCCGACCGGCTCCGCCGGCGGCTGATGCACAACGACGTTAGGCTTCAACTGGAGAGCCCATGCAACAGATCCTCGTTTACGCCGATTCGCTCACGTGGGGGATAATTCCAAACACGCGCCAGCGGCTTCCGTTCGCAGATCGTTGGCCTGGCATCATGGAAGAGGAGCTGCTCCAGCGTGGGCTGGCCGTGCGCGTGGTCGAAGACTGTCTGAACGGCCGACGAACGGCCTTCGAGGATCCGTACAAGCCCGGTCGCAACGGCTTGGTAGGTCTTGAGCAGAGGATCGAGATCAACTCGCCGTTGACGCTCGTGATACTCATGCTGGGCACGAACGACTTTCAGTCCATGCATGCGTACAACGCGTGGCATTCTGCGCAGGGCATCGCGGCACTCGTGGATGCGGTCCGCAGAGCGCCCATCGAGCCAGGGATGCCGACCCCGGAGATCGTCGTGGTGGCGCCGCCTGCCATCCAGAAGCCGAAGGGCACGATTGCCCCGAAGTTCCAGGGGGCAGAGGCGAAGAGCGTTGGGCTCGCTGATGCTTACGAAGAAGTCGCGCGCGAGCGTGGTTGCGATTTCTTCGATGCGGGGCGGGTCACCGCTTCCAGCTCGGTGGACGGTGTGCATCTCGACGAGAACCAACATCGCTCGCTAGGATTGGCACTCGTTGACTTTGTCGGCCAAGTGCTCAAGAGGGTGCCTAACCTGCCGCTTCAGCGGCCCGGCTGCGCCGGCCGCTGAGCGGCCAATCTGTTAGGCTGCTCGCCCGATGTCGTGGTGGATCGCCCGAACCGATGACCGAGGGAGGCGCGAACTCTGGGGCATCGACTTCGACCCGTTGCTCACGCTCGTTGTGATCAGCCTGCCGCTCATTACTCTTCTGCTCAACGGCTTGCTCTCCCTGACGATGCTCGTCGCCGGCGTCACATGCCTTGTCACTTCGAAGGTGTCCGTGTTCCGGCGCGGAATCCGGGTGTCCTGGGGCCCGAGGATGATGTCTGCGCGCAGCTCAGCGATCTACAAGCTTGGATACGTGCTCATGGCGGTTGGTGCCGTCCTGCGGTTGACTCTCCATGTCTGACCAGCCTAACAGGGCACTGGAGCGGACCGGCGAGAAACGTACTCTCATGTCCGGGCGTCCGTGGCCGCCGGCCGCTCATCGCCACGCCGTTGGGCAGCTTGCGTCGATTTCGTTCGTTTCCAGACGAAGGAGACGGCGGCCCGATCCATTCATTCTGGGGCGCGCGCGGACTGTTACCGTTCGGGAGTAGTTGAGGAGTCGAATATGCCCATGAAGCTTTATGCTCACCCCTTCGCTTCGTACTGCCAGAAGGTGCTGATCGCGCTGTACGAGAACGGAACCCCGTTCGAGTTCTGCATGCTCGCGCCAGACGACAAGCAGATGGCGGCCGAGCATGAAGCACTGTGGCCGTTCAAGCGCATGCCCGTGCTCGTGGACGACGGCTGTACGGTGGTGGAGTCGAGCATCATCATCGAACACTTGGGGCTCCGTCATCCGGGGCCGGTGCGGCTGATCCCAGACGACCCGCGCGCCGCGCTCGAGGTGCGGATGATGGACCGCGTTTTCGACAACTACGTCGCCACACCGATGCAGAAGATCGTTGTCGACAGCATCCGTGCAGCAGAGAGTCGCGACCGCCAAGGTGTCGCCGAAGCACGGGCGATGCTCGATACGGCCTACCGCTGGATCGACGACACAATCACGGGGCGCAAATGGGCGGCCGGCGACGCCTTCAGTCTTGCCGACTGTGCTGCCGCGCCCGCGTTGTTCTACGCCGACTGGGCCCACCCGATCGGCGAGGCGTTCTCGAACCTCCATGCCTATCGCCGGCGGCTGCTCGCGTGGCCCTCCTTCGCTCGGGCGGTGAATGAGGCACGGCCATTCCGCCCACTCTTCCCGCTCGGTGCACCCGACCGTGACTGATCATGGGGAGGAGAAGGGTGTCCGGAAGCTGGGAGCGTGGCATCTCGAGCGCTGCCCAACAAGACGCTGCAGCTGACGAGCCAGAGCGCGTTTCAATCGGTGTGCAGTACCGTCTGGCGTCGAAGAGAAGGGCGGCCACCGGGCGGACACGAACGTCGCCACCCGGCCGCGGCAGCTGAGCGCACGGGCGGCGAGATCAAGCCACGAGCGCGTTCGCCCGCGCGACGGCGCCGAGCCAGCGGGCGCTCGGCTTGGGGCGGCGCGCCTGGGTGATGCGGTCGACCGCCACCAGGCCGAAGGTCGGGCGGTAGCCTAGGGCCCATTCGAAGTTGTCGAGCAGGCTCCAGTAGACATAGCCGCGCACGTCGATCCCGTCGGCGAGGCAGGCGAGCACACCCCCGAGCGCGCGCCCGACGAACTCGATGCGCTCGGCATCGTCCTCCGTCCCGATGCCGTTCTCGGTGACCAGGACGGGGACGCCGGGCGTCACCTCCCAGGCGCGGCGGATGGTCGCCTCCAGCGCCTCGGGCCAGAACTCGTAGCCCATCTGCGTGAGGCGTACGCCCTCCTCGGGCCCGAGCATGCCCCCCGGGCCGAAGCGCACGCGCGAGTAGCACTGCACGCCGAAGAAGTCATCGCCGCGCGCGGCCTCGAGAAAGACATCCTCCATGTCGCGCCGGTAGCGGTCGCGCTCCGCCTCGCCGCCGGCCGCCGCCTGGCAGTCGGACATGGCGAGCACGAGCCCGACGGGCGCCCGGCCCGGGCCGGAGCGGATCGCCGCGACGGCCTTCCGGTGCGCGTCGATGAAGACCTCGTTCACGCGGCGGCGGAGGTCGGGGTCGCGCTTGCCGGGCGGGAAGAGGCCGTAGAGGTAGCCGAACGTGGCCACGATGTTGGGCTCGTTCAGCGTGCAGGCGCGGCCCATCACGTCACCCAGGTGGGCGGCGGCGCGCGCCGAGAAACGGGCGAAGCGGTCGGCCGTCTCGGGGTTGGCCCAGCCGCCCCGGGCCGCGAGCCAGCGGGGCGTCGTGAAGTGGTGGAAGGTGACGATCGGCTCCACGCCGTGCTCGCGGCAGGTCGCGCACACGCGGCGGTAGTGCTCGAGCGCGGCGCGTGAGAACTCCCCGTCCTCGGGCTCGATGCGGCTCCACTCGAGCGAGAAGCGGTAGGCGTTGAAGCCGAGCTCGGCGAGGAGCCGGACGTCCTCGGGCCAGCGGTGCCAGTGGTCGCAGGCGTCGCCGCTCGGCTCCTGGCAGGGCGAGGCCGGATCATGCTCCCACATCCACCAGTCGTTGTTCCAGTTACCGCCCTCGACCTGGTGGGCGGACGTGGCGGTGCCCCACACGAAGCCTTCGGGGAAGCGGCGAGCGGCCATGCGCGGTGAAGCTAGCGGCGGGCGCGCGGGAGGGTCAAGCGGCGCCCCTCAGCCCGGGTGATGTTCTGCAGTAGGCGATTTCAGGGCGTGCCCGCTACCCCGATTTTTCCGAACCTGCTAGACGGGGGCCGCTGCCGGGACCGTCGGGCCGATGCCGCAGATCTTCCACCCGAGCACGAACACGATCTCGCGGGTGTCGATCGTCGCCGCCGTGCTCGCTCTCAGCGCCTTCGCGCTGGTCGGCGGCTCGCTCCAGCGCTCGCCCTACCTGACCGAGGTGGGCGTGCCGCGCGTGCAGCCGATCCCCTTCAGCCACAAGCACCACGTGGCCGGGCTCGGCATCGACTGCCGCTACTGCCACACCTCGGTGGAGGAGTCCTCGTTCGCGGGCATCCCGCCCACCGAGACGTGCATGAACTGCCACCGCGAGATCTGGAAGGACAGCCCGATGCTCGAGGCGGTGCGCGAGAGCTATCGCAGCGGCCGGCCGCTCGAGTGGATTCGCGTCCACGACCTCCCCGACTTCGTCTACTTCGATCACAGCATCCACGTCGCCAAGGGCGTGGGCTGCGCCAGCTGTCACGGGCGCGTGGACGACATGCCGCTCACCTGGCGCGTGGCGACGCTGCACATGGACTGGTGCCTCGACTGCCACCGCCATCCCGAGCGTCACGTGCGCCCGCGCGGGCGCGTCTTCGACATGGCCTGGCAGCCGCCGGCGGATCAGGAGGCGAAGGGCCGTGCGCTGGTCAAGGAGTACGGGATCATGGACCCGACGCACCTGACGAGCTGCGACACGTGTCATCGATGAGCGAGCCCGGCCGCGTGTGGTGGCGGAGCCTCGAGGAGCTGGCCGGCCCGGCCGCGCTCGAGGCGCTCCTCGCGCGCCAGTATCCGTCACAGGCCGCCGCCTGGCTCGACCCGCTCCGCCGCCGCGAGTTCCTGAAGCTGATGGCGGCCTCGCTCGCGCTCGGCGGGCTCACGGCGTGCACCAGCCAGCCGACCGAGAAGATCGTCCCCTACGTGAAGGCGCCCGAGGACCTCGTGCCGGGCAAGCCGCTCTTCTTCGCCACCGCCGTCGCCCAGGGCGGCTTCGGCACCGGCGTGCTGGTCGAGAGCCACATGGGGCGCCCGACCAAGGTCGAGGGCAACCCCGAGCACCCGGCCAGCCTGGGGGCCACCGACGCCGCAGCGCAGGCTTCGGTGCTGACGCTCTACGACCCCGACCGCTCGCAGACCCTCACCTACCTGGGCGACATCCGCCCGTGGGGTGGCTTCCTGGCGACGCTCCGCTCGGCCCTCGGGGCGCAGCGTGCGCGGCGGGGTGCCGGGCTCCGCATCCTGACCGAGACCGTCACCTCGCCCACCCTCGCGAGCCAGCTGGCCGCGATCCTGCGCGATCTCCCCGAAGCGCGCTGGCACCAGTGGGAGCCGGTGAACCGCGACCCGGCGCGCGCCGCGGCGCGGCTCGCCTTCGGCGACTACGTCGACACCCACTACCGCCTCGCGGAAGCCGACGTGATGCTGGCCCTCGACGCCGACTTCCTCGGCTGCGGCCCCGCTCACCTGCGCTACGTGCGCGACTTCGCCGCCCGCCGCCGGCCCGGCGCGCGCGGGATGAACCGGCTCTACGTGGTCGAGAGCACGCTCACCACC
This genomic window contains:
- a CDS encoding GDSL family lipase, producing MQQILVYADSLTWGIIPNTRQRLPFADRWPGIMEEELLQRGLAVRVVEDCLNGRRTAFEDPYKPGRNGLVGLEQRIEINSPLTLVILMLGTNDFQSMHAYNAWHSAQGIAALVDAVRRAPIEPGMPTPEIVVVAPPAIQKPKGTIAPKFQGAEAKSVGLADAYEEVARERGCDFFDAGRVTASSSVDGVHLDENQHRSLGLALVDFVGQVLKRVPNLPLQRPGCAGR
- a CDS encoding glutathione S-transferase family protein; its protein translation is MPMKLYAHPFASYCQKVLIALYENGTPFEFCMLAPDDKQMAAEHEALWPFKRMPVLVDDGCTVVESSIIIEHLGLRHPGPVRLIPDDPRAALEVRMMDRVFDNYVATPMQKIVVDSIRAAESRDRQGVAEARAMLDTAYRWIDDTITGRKWAAGDAFSLADCAAAPALFYADWAHPIGEAFSNLHAYRRRLLAWPSFARAVNEARPFRPLFPLGAPDRD
- a CDS encoding glycosyl hydrolase family protein, giving the protein MAARRFPEGFVWGTATSAHQVEGGNWNNDWWMWEHDPASPCQEPSGDACDHWHRWPEDVRLLAELGFNAYRFSLEWSRIEPEDGEFSRAALEHYRRVCATCREHGVEPIVTFHHFTTPRWLAARGGWANPETADRFARFSARAAAHLGDVMGRACTLNEPNIVATFGYLYGLFPPGKRDPDLRRRVNEVFIDAHRKAVAAIRSGPGRAPVGLVLAMSDCQAAAGGEAERDRYRRDMEDVFLEAARGDDFFGVQCYSRVRFGPGGMLGPEEGVRLTQMGYEFWPEALEATIRRAWEVTPGVPVLVTENGIGTEDDAERIEFVGRALGGVLACLADGIDVRGYVYWSLLDNFEWALGYRPTFGLVAVDRITQARRPKPSARWLGAVARANALVA
- a CDS encoding cytochrome C — encoded protein: MPQIFHPSTNTISRVSIVAAVLALSAFALVGGSLQRSPYLTEVGVPRVQPIPFSHKHHVAGLGIDCRYCHTSVEESSFAGIPPTETCMNCHREIWKDSPMLEAVRESYRSGRPLEWIRVHDLPDFVYFDHSIHVAKGVGCASCHGRVDDMPLTWRVATLHMDWCLDCHRHPERHVRPRGRVFDMAWQPPADQEAKGRALVKEYGIMDPTHLTSCDTCHR
- a CDS encoding VOC family protein codes for the protein MSLELDHVFICVEEATGAERALADFGLQFGLRAVHGGQGTANACAFFDNAYLELLSRHDDQELQSPAVRPLALWERVRWRQTGASPFGIAFRTRNIELSINTWPYAAAFLPPGKNIPIVTAPNAAHEPLIFLIPATLPIRLQPPQAHRGKHRSLTRVTVSGPRVSALSADVRVLCDPEVLAITQAPEHHLELDWDCASGGESHDFRPTLPLVLRW